From the genome of Nicotiana sylvestris chromosome 2, ASM39365v2, whole genome shotgun sequence, one region includes:
- the LOC104243329 gene encoding protein ALTERED PHOSPHATE STARVATION RESPONSE 1 — protein MGCWYSRLEREELVSRCKARKRYMKQLVKSRQAFSASHSMYLRSLRNTGSALLQFATGETDLHPQNHHLPPLPPSPPQPRRLATPPPPPPPPMSPTSWTTSTTTSSALPPPPPPPPPPPPSNWDFWDPFVPPPSSSRSVTEEEWEETTVTSEVAVTTTVGAASVAAPPSVVSQFSKETTTTSELAVVVSTKGKDLVGIIKELDEYFLNAADAGGQLSLLLEVPSCAFSDQRSSEKLSPFSWTFGGSSRWNGIGRFCDDPMNKTSNAVNGAKASHCSTVERLYAWEKKLYLEVKHAEALKLEHEKRAAHARKLEMKRADYVKTEKAKKEVEKLESQMMVASQAIETTSAEIIKLRESELYPQLVDLVKGLMYLWRSMYECHHVQTHIVQQLKYLNTVPSTYPTSEIHRQSTLQLELELEQWHLSFCNLVKSHREYIQSLTGWLRLSLFQLGNNPVQKTSQDSAVYSLCEEWHLAVNNAPDKVASEGINSLLTVIHAIVVQQAEELKQKKKSEMAFKELEKKASELRSLESKYGPYSIPDSSSSTRSKNPVTEKRAKVEVLRAKAEDEKAKYDKAVNVTRAMTLNNLQMGLPHVFQAVTGFANVWTHAFESVYNQAKNTDQVHDLKRILP, from the exons ATGGGTTGCTGGTATTCAAGATTAGAGAGAGAAGAGTTGGTTTCGAGATGCAAAGCTCGAAAGAGGTACATGAAACAGTTAGTGAAATCAAGACAAGCTTTTTCTGCTTCTCACTCTATGTACTTACGTTCACTTCGAAACACTGGCTCTGCTTTGCTTCAGTTCGCTACCGGAGAAACGGATCTCCACCCGCAAAACCACCACCTTCCTCCACTTCCGCCGTCACCACCACAACCGCGACGACTCGCCACCCCACCACCGCCGCCGCCGCCACCAATGAGCCCCACATCCTGGACTACCTCCACCACCACATCATCCGCACTCCCACCAccccctcctccgccacctccaccGCCGCCGTCAAACTGGGATTTCTGGGACCCATTTGTTCCGCCTCCGTCATCTTCGAGGTCAGTGACGGAGGAGGAATGGGAGGAGACAACTGTTACGTCCGAGGTGGCGGTAACCACCACGGTCGGGGCGGCGAGCGTGGCGGCTCCGCCGTCAGTGGTAAGTCAGTTTTCTAAAGAGACCACAACTACGAGTGAGCTGGCGGTGGTGGTCTCTACGAAGGGTAAAGACTTGGTGGGAATCATAAAAGAGCTGGATGAGTACTTTTTGAATGCGGCAGATGCAGGTGGTCAACTCTCATTGCTTTTGGAAGTTCCCAGTTGTGCTTTCTCCGACCAAAGATCTTCAG AGAAGTTGAGTCCATTTTCATGGACATTTGGAGGAAGTTCAAGATGGAATGGAATTGGAAGATTTTGTGATGATCCAATGAACAAAACTAGCAATGCGGTAAATGGTGCCAAAGCTTCCCATTGTTCTACAGTGGAGAGATTATATGCTTGGGAGAAGAAACTCTACCTAGAGGTCAAG CATGCTGAGGCATTGAAATTGGAGCATGAGAAAAGGGCAGCTCACGCGAGGAAGCTAGAGATGAAGAGGGCCGATTACGTGAAGACAGAGAAAGCGAAGAAGGAAGTAGAGAAGTTGGAATCACAAATGATGGTTGCATCCCAAGCTATTGAGACCACATCAGCTGAAATCATCAAATTAAGGGAGTCAGAGCTCTATCCTCAACTTGTTGATCTGGTCAAAGG ATTGATGTATTTGTGGAGAAGCATGTACGAGTGTCATCACGTTCAAACACACATAGTTCAGCAGCTGAAGTATCTCAATACCGTGCCATCAACTTATCCTACCTCTGAGATTCATCGACAATCAACACTACAACTTGAACTTGAACTGGAACAATGGCACCTATCATTTTGCAACCTAGTGAAATCTCACAGGGAGTATATTCAGTCCCTTACCGGCTGGCTCCGTCTTAGCCTCTTCCAACTTGGCAATAATCCAGTACAGAAGACCAGCCAGGACAGTGCAGTTTATTCCCTTTGTGAAGAGTGGCATCTTGCAGTTAACAATGCTCCGGATAAAGTAGCGTCAGAAGGAATCAACAGTCTACTAACTGTTATCCATGCCATTGTGGTGCAGCAAGCAGAAGAGCTCaagcaaaagaagaaatcagAGATGGCATTCAAAGAGCTTGAAAAGAAGGCTTCCGAGCTTCGGTCATTAGAGTCCAAGTATGGCCCGTATTCTATACCCGACTCCTCTAGCAGTACGAGGAGCAAGAACCCTGTGACCGAGAAACGAGCTAAAGTGGAGGTGCTAAGAGCGAAAGCTGAGGACGAGAAGGCCAAGTATGATAAAGCAGTGAATGTAACAAGGGCAATGACATTGAACAATCTACAGATGGGTTTGCCTCATGTTTTTCAGGCTGTGACGGGTTTTGCCAATGTGTGGACACATGCATTTGAGTCCGTATATAATCAAGCTAAAAATACTGATCAGGTGcatgatttgaagaggattttaCCTTGA
- the LOC138886511 gene encoding uncharacterized protein, with product MRVDDTFIEWLTAQLGIWDSRGDLTPAPQHFPIEVYMAWYRTVSRLFIGNPVHQVDGRYVSYAGRHEALAIGLHTVYRMGQQMQSYVHDPVIMQDYSRRLMDVAAQTLQRGRSDQRLAHQPDYVDPATYQRGRGMPRGGGRRAAAAPRRPAGVGRRGRGRRGGPQQGGFEAPADDVAADMGGGMHETDMPSYSLGIYDTPGTSQVTPSGQFLIMGSDFQGVELGRYFPGPSTTDESRPIRDFDSGHRLSYGSSSHAQASCDAATDDYIQDPDTIMPSTGPDSTTDTCHPVPHPAIRRRLDDDDPDSVPGRQGMRLRPTATLRHTGCGTH from the exons ATGAGAGTGGACGACACATTTATTGAGTGGCTGACAGCGCAGTTGGGTATTTGGGACagccgaggggacttgaccccagctccgcaacactttcctatcgaagtttatatggcatggtaccgcactgtttcccgactttttatcgggaacccagttcatcaggtagatggtcgatacgtctcatacgccgggagacatgaggctctg gcgattggattgcataccgtatatcgtatggggcagcagatgcagagttatgtccacgaccctgtgatcatgcaggactatagtcgtcgcttaatggatgtggctgcccagacactgcagcgaggccgatcggatcagcgtttggcacaccaGCCAGATTATGTTGACCCAGCCACATACCAGCGAGGTCGTGGTATGCCACGGGGTGGTGGCCGACGAGCTGCTGCTGCTCCACGACGACCTGCTGGTGTTGGACGACGCggtcgtgggcggagaggaggtccccagcaagggggctttgaggctcctgctgatgatgttgctgctgatatgggaggtggcatgcatgagaccgacatgccgtcttacagccttggcatttatgacactccagggacgtcgcaagtgaccccatcgggtcaattcttgatcatgggctcggattttcaaggagtggagttgggtagatatttccctggcccgtctaccactgatgagtctcgaccgatccgagattttgatagtgggcaccgactgagttatggcagctcatcacatgcgcag gcttcatgcgatgctgcgacagatgactacattcaggatccagacacgattatg ccttctactggacctgacagcaccaccgatacatgtcatcctgtgccgcatccggccataaggagacgacttgatgatgatgatcctgatagcgtacccgggcggcaggggatgcgcctcaggccaacggctactttgagacacaccggatgcgggacacattga
- the LOC104243330 gene encoding cell cycle checkpoint protein RAD17 isoform X4: protein MWVDKHKPHFLEELAVHKKKVEEVKIWFEERLHAAMDDHNNALLVAGPSGVGKTATLYAIASHLGATIWEWNTPTPTVWSEHLYNANSGLQYMSKLDEFEGFVERVRKYGLTSPTLKGSQASVILLVDDLPVVNGRVAYGKLQKCLKLLVQLVRIPTAIVITNYDKDDSADFSTRCWEELLVSLHNAGACKVNFNPVTINSIKKTLTNICRKEQREVSADTIELIAKSSGGDIRHAITSLQYLCLNPHRRPILPLKERPDNSICLDDAFSLPFGKDETLSIFHALGKFLHNKRENDLATASDRDAFILKEKFMRFPLKMDAPEVVLCQAHGQARTLSDFLHENVLDFLNEEAIDDAWLVASYLSDAEFLLSSLNGLLTRDFGAENIVQSAAASVAARGVLFGNAHPVPSRWHAIRRPKLWEVEQSLRRNKCQMLSLRGDLCNSLTLSNQIVMATEYRPALKWLGCRASESFQADDMVEDDSGSTCFHEKKLDMSDDEIEDW, encoded by the exons ATGTGGGTTGACAAACATAAGCCTCATTTCCTGGAAGAGCTTGCAGTTCACAAGAAGAAG GTCGAAGAAGTGAAAATATGGTTTGAAGAAAGACTACATGCTGCTATG GATGATCATAATAATGCCCTTCTTGTTGCTGGACCTTCTGGTGTTGGAAAAACT GCAACTTTATATGCTATTGCTTCACATCTTGGTGCCACAATATGGGAATGGAACACGCCTACTCCAACAGTTTGGTCAGAACATTTGTATAACGCTAATTCAG GGTTACAATACATGTCAAAGCTGGATGAGTTTGAAGGTTTTGTTGAAAGGGTGAGAAAATATGGATTGACTTCTCCAACCTTGAAGGGATCACAGGCTTCAGTCATACTCTTAGTTGATGATCTTCCGGTGGTAAATGGAAGAGTTGCATATGGAAAGCTTCAAAAGTGTTTGAAGCTTCTTGTGCAATTAGTCCGCATTCCAACAGCCATAGTGATCACCAACTATGACAAGGATGACTCTGCAGACTTTAGCACACGCTGCTGGGAAGAACTCCTTGTGTCTCTTCATAATGCTGGTGCTTGTAAG GTCAACTTCAACCCTGTCACTATCAACTCGATCAAGAAAACACTTACAAATATATGTAGAAAGGAGCAGCGTGAAGTTAGTGCTGATACGATTGAGCTAATAGCAAAATCGAGTGGAGGTGACATCAGACATGCAATTACTTCTCTGCAGTATCTCTGTCTTAACCCACATAGAAGGCCTATTCTACCTTTAAAAGAAAGACCGGACAATAGTATTTGTTTGGATGACGCGTTTTCTTTGCCATTTGGAAAAGATGAAACTCTCTCTATATTCCATGCATTAGGCAAATTTCtacacaacaaaagagaaaatGACCTCGCAACTGCATCAG ATAGAGATGCATTTATTCTGAAGGAAAAATTTATGAGATTTCCTCTTAAAATGGATGCTCCAGAAGTTGTACTTTGTCAAGCACATGGGCAAGCGAGGACTCTTTCTGATTTTCTACATGAAAATG TTTTAGACTTTTTGAATGAAGAAGCAATAGATGACGCGTGGCTTGTGGCCTCATATTTAAGTGATGCTGAGTTTCTTCTATCTTCACTTAATGGACTTCTAACCAGAGACTTTGGAGCTGAGAACATTGTACAGTCAGCTGCTGCTTCAGTTGCTGCCAGAGGAGTATTATTTGGGAATGCTCATCCAGTGCCTTCCAG GTGGCATGCTATTCGACGTCCAAAACTGTGGGAGGTTGAACAATCATTGCGCCGCAATAAG TGTCAAATGTTGAGTCTGAGGGGTGACTTGTGTAATAGCCTAACATTGTCGAATCAGATAGTTATGGCAACCGAGTATAGACCTGCCCTGAAATGGCTTGGTTGCCGAGCATCTGAAAGTTTCCAAGCAGACGACATGGTTGAAGATGACTCGGGTAGCACCTGTTTTCATGAGAAGAAGCTGGATATGTCGGACGATGAAATAGAAGATTGGTAA
- the LOC104243330 gene encoding cell cycle checkpoint protein RAD17 isoform X1 — MKKAKRNAAIVISSSDDDEDFSLKSNFTHSKPKSQSKSASVPRKNPKRAKTALLSASCPRSSKEASGFDEMKRFCEEFKDNFTGIKVSAGLQSNNAMWVDKHKPHFLEELAVHKKKVEEVKIWFEERLHAAMDDHNNALLVAGPSGVGKTATLYAIASHLGATIWEWNTPTPTVWSEHLYNANSGLQYMSKLDEFEGFVERVRKYGLTSPTLKGSQASVILLVDDLPVVNGRVAYGKLQKCLKLLVQLVRIPTAIVITNYDKDDSADFSTRCWEELLVSLHNAGACKVNFNPVTINSIKKTLTNICRKEQREVSADTIELIAKSSGGDIRHAITSLQYLCLNPHRRPILPLKERPDNSICLDDAFSLPFGKDETLSIFHALGKFLHNKRENDLATASDRDAFILKEKFMRFPLKMDAPEVVLCQAHGQARTLSDFLHENVLDFLNEEAIDDAWLVASYLSDAEFLLSSLNGLLTRDFGAENIVQSAAASVAARGVLFGNAHPVPSRWHAIRRPKLWEVEQSLRRNKCQMLSLRGDLCNSLTLSNQIVMATEYRPALKWLGCRASESFQADDMVEDDSGSTCFHEKKLDMSDDEIEDW, encoded by the exons ATGAAGAAAGCTAAACGGAACGCGGCCATTGTGATTTCGTCATCCGATGACGATGAAGACTTCTCATTGAAGTCGAATTTCACCCACTCGAAACCAAAATCACAATCGAAATCGGCATCAGTTCCGAGGAAGAACCCTAAAAGGGCTAAAACGGCGCTTCTTTCGGCGTCATGTCCACGCTCCTCTAAAGAGGCTAGTGGCTTCGATGAG ATGAAACGGTTTTGTGAGGAGTTTAAGGATAATTTCACAGGCATCAAGGTATCTGCTG GTCTTCAAAGCAACAATGCCATGTGGGTTGACAAACATAAGCCTCATTTCCTGGAAGAGCTTGCAGTTCACAAGAAGAAG GTCGAAGAAGTGAAAATATGGTTTGAAGAAAGACTACATGCTGCTATG GATGATCATAATAATGCCCTTCTTGTTGCTGGACCTTCTGGTGTTGGAAAAACT GCAACTTTATATGCTATTGCTTCACATCTTGGTGCCACAATATGGGAATGGAACACGCCTACTCCAACAGTTTGGTCAGAACATTTGTATAACGCTAATTCAG GGTTACAATACATGTCAAAGCTGGATGAGTTTGAAGGTTTTGTTGAAAGGGTGAGAAAATATGGATTGACTTCTCCAACCTTGAAGGGATCACAGGCTTCAGTCATACTCTTAGTTGATGATCTTCCGGTGGTAAATGGAAGAGTTGCATATGGAAAGCTTCAAAAGTGTTTGAAGCTTCTTGTGCAATTAGTCCGCATTCCAACAGCCATAGTGATCACCAACTATGACAAGGATGACTCTGCAGACTTTAGCACACGCTGCTGGGAAGAACTCCTTGTGTCTCTTCATAATGCTGGTGCTTGTAAG GTCAACTTCAACCCTGTCACTATCAACTCGATCAAGAAAACACTTACAAATATATGTAGAAAGGAGCAGCGTGAAGTTAGTGCTGATACGATTGAGCTAATAGCAAAATCGAGTGGAGGTGACATCAGACATGCAATTACTTCTCTGCAGTATCTCTGTCTTAACCCACATAGAAGGCCTATTCTACCTTTAAAAGAAAGACCGGACAATAGTATTTGTTTGGATGACGCGTTTTCTTTGCCATTTGGAAAAGATGAAACTCTCTCTATATTCCATGCATTAGGCAAATTTCtacacaacaaaagagaaaatGACCTCGCAACTGCATCAG ATAGAGATGCATTTATTCTGAAGGAAAAATTTATGAGATTTCCTCTTAAAATGGATGCTCCAGAAGTTGTACTTTGTCAAGCACATGGGCAAGCGAGGACTCTTTCTGATTTTCTACATGAAAATG TTTTAGACTTTTTGAATGAAGAAGCAATAGATGACGCGTGGCTTGTGGCCTCATATTTAAGTGATGCTGAGTTTCTTCTATCTTCACTTAATGGACTTCTAACCAGAGACTTTGGAGCTGAGAACATTGTACAGTCAGCTGCTGCTTCAGTTGCTGCCAGAGGAGTATTATTTGGGAATGCTCATCCAGTGCCTTCCAG GTGGCATGCTATTCGACGTCCAAAACTGTGGGAGGTTGAACAATCATTGCGCCGCAATAAG TGTCAAATGTTGAGTCTGAGGGGTGACTTGTGTAATAGCCTAACATTGTCGAATCAGATAGTTATGGCAACCGAGTATAGACCTGCCCTGAAATGGCTTGGTTGCCGAGCATCTGAAAGTTTCCAAGCAGACGACATGGTTGAAGATGACTCGGGTAGCACCTGTTTTCATGAGAAGAAGCTGGATATGTCGGACGATGAAATAGAAGATTGGTAA
- the LOC104243330 gene encoding cell cycle checkpoint protein RAD17 isoform X3, with product MKKAKRNAAIVISSSDDDEDFSLKSNFTHSKPKSQSKSASVPRKNPKRAKTALLSASCPRSSKEASGFDEMKRFCEEFKDNFTGIKVSAGLQSNNAMWVDKHKPHFLEELAVHKKKVEEVKIWFEERLHAAMDDHNNALLVAGPSGVGKTATLYAIASHLGATIWEWNTPTPTVWSEHLYNANSGLQYMSKLDEFEGFVERVRKYGLTSPTLKGSQASVILLVDDLPVVNGRVAYGKLQKCLKLLVQLVRIPTAIVITNYDKDDSADFSTRCWEELLVSLHNAGACKVNFNPVTINSIKKTLTNICRKEQREVSADTIELIAKSSGGDIRHAITSLQYLCLNPHRRPILPLKERPDNSICLDDAFSLPFGKDETLSIFHALGKFLHNKRENDLATASVLDFLNEEAIDDAWLVASYLSDAEFLLSSLNGLLTRDFGAENIVQSAAASVAARGVLFGNAHPVPSRWHAIRRPKLWEVEQSLRRNKCQMLSLRGDLCNSLTLSNQIVMATEYRPALKWLGCRASESFQADDMVEDDSGSTCFHEKKLDMSDDEIEDW from the exons ATGAAGAAAGCTAAACGGAACGCGGCCATTGTGATTTCGTCATCCGATGACGATGAAGACTTCTCATTGAAGTCGAATTTCACCCACTCGAAACCAAAATCACAATCGAAATCGGCATCAGTTCCGAGGAAGAACCCTAAAAGGGCTAAAACGGCGCTTCTTTCGGCGTCATGTCCACGCTCCTCTAAAGAGGCTAGTGGCTTCGATGAG ATGAAACGGTTTTGTGAGGAGTTTAAGGATAATTTCACAGGCATCAAGGTATCTGCTG GTCTTCAAAGCAACAATGCCATGTGGGTTGACAAACATAAGCCTCATTTCCTGGAAGAGCTTGCAGTTCACAAGAAGAAG GTCGAAGAAGTGAAAATATGGTTTGAAGAAAGACTACATGCTGCTATG GATGATCATAATAATGCCCTTCTTGTTGCTGGACCTTCTGGTGTTGGAAAAACT GCAACTTTATATGCTATTGCTTCACATCTTGGTGCCACAATATGGGAATGGAACACGCCTACTCCAACAGTTTGGTCAGAACATTTGTATAACGCTAATTCAG GGTTACAATACATGTCAAAGCTGGATGAGTTTGAAGGTTTTGTTGAAAGGGTGAGAAAATATGGATTGACTTCTCCAACCTTGAAGGGATCACAGGCTTCAGTCATACTCTTAGTTGATGATCTTCCGGTGGTAAATGGAAGAGTTGCATATGGAAAGCTTCAAAAGTGTTTGAAGCTTCTTGTGCAATTAGTCCGCATTCCAACAGCCATAGTGATCACCAACTATGACAAGGATGACTCTGCAGACTTTAGCACACGCTGCTGGGAAGAACTCCTTGTGTCTCTTCATAATGCTGGTGCTTGTAAG GTCAACTTCAACCCTGTCACTATCAACTCGATCAAGAAAACACTTACAAATATATGTAGAAAGGAGCAGCGTGAAGTTAGTGCTGATACGATTGAGCTAATAGCAAAATCGAGTGGAGGTGACATCAGACATGCAATTACTTCTCTGCAGTATCTCTGTCTTAACCCACATAGAAGGCCTATTCTACCTTTAAAAGAAAGACCGGACAATAGTATTTGTTTGGATGACGCGTTTTCTTTGCCATTTGGAAAAGATGAAACTCTCTCTATATTCCATGCATTAGGCAAATTTCtacacaacaaaagagaaaatGACCTCGCAACTGCATCAG TTTTAGACTTTTTGAATGAAGAAGCAATAGATGACGCGTGGCTTGTGGCCTCATATTTAAGTGATGCTGAGTTTCTTCTATCTTCACTTAATGGACTTCTAACCAGAGACTTTGGAGCTGAGAACATTGTACAGTCAGCTGCTGCTTCAGTTGCTGCCAGAGGAGTATTATTTGGGAATGCTCATCCAGTGCCTTCCAG GTGGCATGCTATTCGACGTCCAAAACTGTGGGAGGTTGAACAATCATTGCGCCGCAATAAG TGTCAAATGTTGAGTCTGAGGGGTGACTTGTGTAATAGCCTAACATTGTCGAATCAGATAGTTATGGCAACCGAGTATAGACCTGCCCTGAAATGGCTTGGTTGCCGAGCATCTGAAAGTTTCCAAGCAGACGACATGGTTGAAGATGACTCGGGTAGCACCTGTTTTCATGAGAAGAAGCTGGATATGTCGGACGATGAAATAGAAGATTGGTAA
- the LOC104243330 gene encoding cell cycle checkpoint protein RAD17 isoform X2, giving the protein MKKAKRNAAIVISSSDDDEDFSLKSNFTHSKPKSQSKSASVPRKNPKRAKTALLSASCPRSSKEASGFDEMKRFCEEFKDNFTGIKVSAGLQSNNAMWVDKHKPHFLEELAVHKKKVEEVKIWFEERLHAAMDDHNNALLVAGPSGVGKTATLYAIASHLGATIWEWNTPTPTVWSEHLYNANSGLQYMSKLDEFEGFVERVRKYGLTSPTLKGSQASVILLVDDLPVVNGRVAYGKLQKCLKLLVQLVRIPTAIVITNYDKDDSADFSTRCWEELLVSLHNAGACKVNFNPVTINSIKKTLTNICRKEQREVSADTIELIAKSSGGDIRHAITSLQYLCLNPHRRPILPLKERPDNSICLDDAFSLPFGKDETLSIFHALGKFLHNKRENDLATASEVVLCQAHGQARTLSDFLHENVLDFLNEEAIDDAWLVASYLSDAEFLLSSLNGLLTRDFGAENIVQSAAASVAARGVLFGNAHPVPSRWHAIRRPKLWEVEQSLRRNKCQMLSLRGDLCNSLTLSNQIVMATEYRPALKWLGCRASESFQADDMVEDDSGSTCFHEKKLDMSDDEIEDW; this is encoded by the exons ATGAAGAAAGCTAAACGGAACGCGGCCATTGTGATTTCGTCATCCGATGACGATGAAGACTTCTCATTGAAGTCGAATTTCACCCACTCGAAACCAAAATCACAATCGAAATCGGCATCAGTTCCGAGGAAGAACCCTAAAAGGGCTAAAACGGCGCTTCTTTCGGCGTCATGTCCACGCTCCTCTAAAGAGGCTAGTGGCTTCGATGAG ATGAAACGGTTTTGTGAGGAGTTTAAGGATAATTTCACAGGCATCAAGGTATCTGCTG GTCTTCAAAGCAACAATGCCATGTGGGTTGACAAACATAAGCCTCATTTCCTGGAAGAGCTTGCAGTTCACAAGAAGAAG GTCGAAGAAGTGAAAATATGGTTTGAAGAAAGACTACATGCTGCTATG GATGATCATAATAATGCCCTTCTTGTTGCTGGACCTTCTGGTGTTGGAAAAACT GCAACTTTATATGCTATTGCTTCACATCTTGGTGCCACAATATGGGAATGGAACACGCCTACTCCAACAGTTTGGTCAGAACATTTGTATAACGCTAATTCAG GGTTACAATACATGTCAAAGCTGGATGAGTTTGAAGGTTTTGTTGAAAGGGTGAGAAAATATGGATTGACTTCTCCAACCTTGAAGGGATCACAGGCTTCAGTCATACTCTTAGTTGATGATCTTCCGGTGGTAAATGGAAGAGTTGCATATGGAAAGCTTCAAAAGTGTTTGAAGCTTCTTGTGCAATTAGTCCGCATTCCAACAGCCATAGTGATCACCAACTATGACAAGGATGACTCTGCAGACTTTAGCACACGCTGCTGGGAAGAACTCCTTGTGTCTCTTCATAATGCTGGTGCTTGTAAG GTCAACTTCAACCCTGTCACTATCAACTCGATCAAGAAAACACTTACAAATATATGTAGAAAGGAGCAGCGTGAAGTTAGTGCTGATACGATTGAGCTAATAGCAAAATCGAGTGGAGGTGACATCAGACATGCAATTACTTCTCTGCAGTATCTCTGTCTTAACCCACATAGAAGGCCTATTCTACCTTTAAAAGAAAGACCGGACAATAGTATTTGTTTGGATGACGCGTTTTCTTTGCCATTTGGAAAAGATGAAACTCTCTCTATATTCCATGCATTAGGCAAATTTCtacacaacaaaagagaaaatGACCTCGCAACTGCATCAG AAGTTGTACTTTGTCAAGCACATGGGCAAGCGAGGACTCTTTCTGATTTTCTACATGAAAATG TTTTAGACTTTTTGAATGAAGAAGCAATAGATGACGCGTGGCTTGTGGCCTCATATTTAAGTGATGCTGAGTTTCTTCTATCTTCACTTAATGGACTTCTAACCAGAGACTTTGGAGCTGAGAACATTGTACAGTCAGCTGCTGCTTCAGTTGCTGCCAGAGGAGTATTATTTGGGAATGCTCATCCAGTGCCTTCCAG GTGGCATGCTATTCGACGTCCAAAACTGTGGGAGGTTGAACAATCATTGCGCCGCAATAAG TGTCAAATGTTGAGTCTGAGGGGTGACTTGTGTAATAGCCTAACATTGTCGAATCAGATAGTTATGGCAACCGAGTATAGACCTGCCCTGAAATGGCTTGGTTGCCGAGCATCTGAAAGTTTCCAAGCAGACGACATGGTTGAAGATGACTCGGGTAGCACCTGTTTTCATGAGAAGAAGCTGGATATGTCGGACGATGAAATAGAAGATTGGTAA